In one window of Tripterygium wilfordii isolate XIE 37 chromosome 1, ASM1340144v1, whole genome shotgun sequence DNA:
- the LOC119998459 gene encoding peroxidase 73-like — protein sequence MIPKMCRFNLILGFSICLSLFAFPDTISAQLKQNFYATICPNVNVENVVRGVVRTKFQQTFVTVPATLRLFFHDCFVQGCDASVIIASTSNNQAEKDHPDNLSLAGDGFDTVIKAKAAVEATSCKNKVSCADILAMATRDVIALSGGPSYAVELGRLDGLSSTASSVEGKLPQPNFNLNQLNALFGANGLTQQDMIALSAAHTVGFSHCGKFSNRIYSFSAQNPVDPTLNPTYATQLQGMCPKNVDPSIAINMDPNTPNTFDNKYFTNLQQGKGLFTSDQVLFTDTRSKPTVDAWAKNSPAFQQAFVTAMTKLGRVGVKTGTNGNIRRDCGVFN from the exons ATGATCCCCAAAATGTGCAGGTTCAATCTTATATTAGGGTTTTCAATTTGTCTGAGTTTGTTTGCCTTCCCAGATACCATATCTGCACAACTCAAACAAAACTTCTACGCTACAATTTGTCCAAATGTTAATGTTGAAAACGTTGTTAGAGGTGTTGTCAGAACGAAATTTCAACAAACGTTTGTTACTGTTCCTGCAACTCTTCGTCTCTTCTTCCATGATTGCTTTGTCCAG GGCTGTGATGCTTCGGTTATAATTGCATCCACTTCAAACAACCAGGCCGAGAAGGACCACCCGGACAATCTGTCGTTGGCCGGAGACGGATTCGACACGGTCATCAAAGCCAAAGCAGCAGTTGAAGCAACCAGCTGCAAGAATAAGGTCTCTTGTGCTGATATTCTTGCCATGGCGACCCGAGACGTGATTGCACTG TCCGGTGGTCCTTCATATGCTGTTGAATTGGGAAGATTGGATGGGCTTAGCTCAACAGCTTCAAGTGTGGAAGGGAAGCTGCCTCAGCCGAATTTCAATTTGAATCAGTTGAACGCCTTGTTTGGTGCTAATGGCCTCACGCAACAGGACATGATCGCTCTCTCAG CGGCGCACACCGTCGGATTCTCTCATTGTGGCAAGTTCTCGAACCGGATATACAGTTTCAGCGCTCAAAATCCAGTGGATCCTACGCTGAACCCGACATATGCGACGCAGCTTCAGGGAATGTGCCCAAAGAATGTGGATCCAAGCATAGCCATCAACATGGACCCGAACACACCTAACACATTTGACAACAAATACTTCACCAATCTTCAACAAGGCAAGGGTCTCTTCACGTCGGATCAAGTACTCTTCACGGACACAAGGTCCAAGCCCACTGTTGATGCATGGGCCAAAAACTCGCCAGCCTTTCAACAGGCCTTCGTTACTGCCATGACCAAATTGGGTCGGGTCGGGGTGAAAACCGGGACGAACGGGAACATCCGTCGCGATTGTGGAGTGTTTAATTAA